The Corynebacterium camporealensis genome contains a region encoding:
- a CDS encoding DUF4259 domain-containing protein, whose amino-acid sequence MSTWDEHVFDVEANVDFLDELSNLEDDEIVQAIADAVALSTSGQASDEEEENAQAAATIAAIWAGAPFSAGDSVADYPFIRSLVGEGDEELREQAAEILEAVEEDYDLEPFLEALS is encoded by the coding sequence ATGAGCACCTGGGATGAGCACGTTTTTGACGTGGAAGCCAACGTCGATTTCCTCGATGAACTGTCCAATCTGGAAGACGATGAAATCGTGCAGGCGATTGCCGACGCCGTCGCTTTGTCCACCAGTGGACAGGCTAGTGACGAGGAAGAAGAAAACGCCCAGGCTGCTGCCACTATCGCTGCTATCTGGGCAGGAGCGCCCTTTAGCGCCGGTGATTCCGTAGCGGATTATCCTTTCATTCGTTCCCTGGTCGGTGAAGGCGATGAAGAGCTGCGCGAGCAGGCAGCAGAAATCCTGGAGGCTGTCGAGGAAGACTATGACCTCGAGCCCTTCCTAGAAGCACTGTCTTAA